The Longimicrobiales bacterium genome has a window encoding:
- a CDS encoding HD domain-containing protein, with the protein MADHLELDRFQRQLAFIVEVDKLKTVLRRSMLTDLSRRENSAEHSWHLTLMAVLLHEHADAPVDLMRVMKMLLVHDIVEIDAGDTFAYDEVGRLDKEERERRAADRLFALLPDDHAHELRACWEEFEANQTPDARFANALDRLQPLLQNLHTQGGTWRSHGVTLEQVIERMQPIQNACSSLWPWVEDSLRNVWVNGKVRDPWD; encoded by the coding sequence ATGGCTGACCATCTCGAACTCGACCGTTTCCAGCGCCAGCTCGCCTTCATCGTGGAGGTCGACAAGCTCAAGACCGTGCTCCGCCGCAGCATGCTCACCGACCTGTCCCGTCGCGAGAACAGCGCCGAGCACTCCTGGCACCTCACACTGATGGCCGTGCTGCTCCACGAGCATGCCGACGCGCCCGTCGATCTCATGCGCGTCATGAAGATGCTCCTCGTTCACGACATCGTGGAAATCGACGCCGGCGACACCTTCGCCTACGACGAAGTCGGCCGCCTCGACAAGGAGGAACGCGAGCGCCGCGCCGCCGATCGTCTCTTCGCGCTCCTCCCCGACGACCATGCGCACGAGCTGCGCGCCTGCTGGGAAGAGTTCGAGGCGAACCAGACCCCCGACGCGCGCTTCGCCAACGCACTCGACCGCCTGCAGCCGCTCCTGCAGAACCTGCACACGCAGGGCGGAACCTGGCGCTCGCACGGCGTCACGCTCGAGCAGGTGATCGAACGCATGCAGCCGATCCAGAACGCATGCTCTTCGCTCTGGCCCTGGGTCGAGGACTCGCTCCGCAACGTGTGGGTCAACGGCAAGGTGCGGGATCCGTGGGACTAG
- a CDS encoding choice-of-anchor V domain-containing protein, translating into MTRRSLALLALATVTAAAAVQAGDVPAAGSALERSEPQDPPPAHTGGFGEPTCQECHFDAGLNEGPGTLQVSGLPDRVLPDTTYSVVVRLAQPGMQRAGFMLSTRTPDGTQAGVLRSVDERTTTTVAGDVVYIHHTLPGTFVEGEVHEWALEWRTEGLSGDAPVIVHVVGNAGNDDASPFGDLIYAAELQIGQE; encoded by the coding sequence ATGACCCGACGCTCCCTCGCGCTGCTCGCCCTCGCCACGGTGACCGCAGCCGCGGCAGTTCAGGCAGGCGACGTCCCTGCAGCGGGCAGCGCGCTGGAGCGAAGTGAGCCGCAGGATCCGCCACCCGCGCACACCGGCGGCTTCGGTGAGCCGACCTGCCAGGAGTGCCACTTCGATGCCGGCCTCAATGAGGGCCCCGGTACCCTGCAGGTGAGCGGGTTGCCGGACCGCGTGCTGCCGGACACGACGTACAGCGTCGTCGTACGGCTCGCGCAGCCGGGCATGCAGCGCGCCGGATTCATGCTCAGCACGCGCACGCCGGACGGCACGCAGGCGGGCGTTCTGCGCAGCGTCGACGAACGCACGACGACCACCGTCGCAGGCGACGTCGTCTACATCCATCACACGCTGCCCGGCACGTTCGTGGAGGGTGAGGTGCACGAGTGGGCGCTGGAGTGGAGAACGGAAGGCCTCAGCGGCGACGCCCCCGTAATCGTGCACGTCGTCGGCAACGCCGGCAACGACGACGCCTCCCCGTTCGGCGACCTGATCTACGCGGCGGAGCTGCAGATCGGCCAGGAGTGA